One genomic window of Vibrio parahaemolyticus includes the following:
- a CDS encoding DUF1513 domain-containing protein, whose product MQPMVTDQTRRTLLKAALFGAVTPVLPFGCAATTKREPALIGCSIVGRDKFAAVVADEHGMPISTLPIPERGHGVATNQHGHAVVFGRRPGTFFMVFDYRTEQMVKLELAKPERHFYGHGVYSHDGLYLFATEGERGTSRGIIGVYDVKNQYRKIVELSGFGIGPHEVIMMPDGTLAIGVGGVHTNGREPLNLDSMTPSLSYLSQNGELLDQVALPDHKLSIRHLAHDGSETVLCGQQYRGEPDEYPALLAMHTRGGEMQTLQAEPEEWARFNHYIASIAATNDWILATSPPGSCYGIWSKETGKLVELNALPDASGVVIYGDEFRVSSGAGKVVEQRPSQFKNAYSSGVQWDNHWSRII is encoded by the coding sequence ATGCAACCGATGGTGACTGATCAAACCCGCCGAACGCTTCTAAAAGCGGCACTATTTGGAGCGGTAACTCCCGTGTTGCCGTTTGGTTGTGCGGCGACAACAAAGCGAGAGCCCGCATTGATTGGTTGTTCCATTGTCGGGCGAGATAAGTTTGCTGCCGTGGTGGCTGATGAACATGGTATGCCTATTTCGACGTTACCTATCCCTGAACGTGGACATGGCGTGGCGACCAATCAGCATGGCCACGCAGTTGTTTTTGGTCGACGTCCTGGCACTTTCTTTATGGTGTTCGACTATCGAACAGAGCAAATGGTCAAGTTGGAACTGGCAAAACCGGAGCGCCATTTTTACGGCCACGGCGTTTATTCTCACGATGGTCTTTATCTCTTCGCTACGGAAGGCGAAAGAGGCACTAGCCGAGGCATCATTGGTGTTTACGATGTTAAAAACCAATACCGAAAAATCGTTGAGTTATCGGGATTCGGCATTGGGCCTCATGAAGTGATCATGATGCCCGATGGCACGTTAGCGATTGGTGTGGGTGGAGTGCATACTAATGGCCGTGAGCCTTTGAATTTGGACAGCATGACGCCAAGCTTGAGCTACCTTTCGCAAAACGGCGAGTTGCTTGATCAAGTTGCGTTGCCGGATCATAAGCTGAGCATTCGTCATCTTGCGCATGATGGTTCAGAAACGGTGTTGTGCGGTCAGCAATATCGCGGAGAACCTGACGAATATCCTGCTTTGCTCGCCATGCATACGCGTGGAGGAGAGATGCAAACACTGCAAGCAGAACCTGAAGAATGGGCACGCTTTAATCACTATATAGCCAGTATTGCTGCAACCAATGATTGGATTTTAGCAACATCACCTCCTGGCAGTTGTTATGGCATTTGGTCTAAAGAAACGGGCAAGCTGGTGGAGCTGAATGCACTGCCAGATGCGTCTGGTGTGGTGATTTACGGCGATGAGTTTCGCGTCAGTTCTGGAGCGGGAAAAGTCGTTGAACAGAGACCTTCGCAATTCAAAAACGCATACTCAAGCGGTGTTCAATGGGACAATCATTGGTCACGAATTATTTAA
- a CDS encoding MBL fold metallo-hydrolase, with protein sequence MALKYQVVPVTSFSQNCSIVWCDETMKGIVVDPGGDEKQLAMLIKELGVDVVKLVLTHGHLDHVGGTEPLSALLGGTEIVGPHKADNFWLQGLEGQSKMFGFPLTEAFEPNQWLNEGDVVTFGSQKLNVIHTPGHTPGHVVLYSEEARLAFVGDVLFNGSIGRTDFPQGDFNTLISSIKEKLWPLGNDVTFVPGHGPQSTFGHERKTNPFVADEMPLY encoded by the coding sequence ATGGCTCTGAAATACCAAGTTGTCCCAGTGACTTCTTTTTCTCAAAACTGTTCTATCGTGTGGTGTGACGAAACGATGAAAGGCATCGTTGTTGATCCTGGCGGTGACGAAAAACAGCTTGCAATGCTCATCAAAGAGCTGGGTGTTGATGTGGTGAAATTGGTATTGACCCATGGTCACTTAGATCACGTTGGCGGTACTGAGCCATTATCAGCGCTGTTAGGCGGAACAGAAATCGTTGGGCCGCACAAAGCGGATAACTTCTGGCTACAAGGTTTGGAAGGGCAAAGCAAAATGTTCGGTTTCCCTCTAACTGAGGCATTTGAGCCGAATCAATGGTTGAATGAAGGTGACGTTGTCACTTTTGGTAGTCAAAAGCTGAACGTTATCCATACCCCTGGCCATACGCCAGGTCACGTAGTGCTTTATAGTGAAGAAGCGCGTTTAGCGTTTGTTGGTGATGTTCTGTTTAACGGTAGCATTGGTCGTACTGACTTCCCTCAAGGCGACTTCAATACGTTGATTAGTTCAATTAAAGAGAAACTTTGGCCTCTAGGTAACGATGTTACATTTGTACCGGGTCATGGTCCTCAATCTACCTTCGGTCACGAACGCAAAACCAACCCGTTTGTTGCTGACGAGATGCCACTATACTAG
- a CDS encoding TRAP transporter large permease: protein MIGIVMFFVALFALLLGFPVAFTFGGIALIFGVWAEGMDMFAFMPYRIQSIMENTVLMAVPLFVFMGLVLQKTKLAEQLLESMGRLFGGVRGGIAISTVLVGALLAASTGVVGASVVAMGLISLPVMLKYNYDKGLACGTICASGTLGQIIPPSIVLILLGDVLGVPVGDLFQAAVWPGIALVGAYVVYILIYAKLNPEAAQPIERDESLSRREEVIKALKAVLPPLALIIVVLGSIFAGVATPTESAALGGAGAIVLAVLYKQFSWSMVYDASKETVKVTAMVFAILLGATAFSMAFTYTGGDYLVEEWMLQIPGEKWGFLIITMIVILILGFFIDFVEICFIIVPIIAPVAELLGINMTWFAILIAMNLQTSFLTPPFGFSLFYLKGVAPAGVTTRDIYRGVMPFIAIQILVLASLLFFPSFYGMG from the coding sequence ATGATCGGTATAGTGATGTTTTTTGTGGCGCTCTTTGCGCTACTGCTCGGGTTTCCCGTCGCGTTCACATTCGGCGGTATTGCTCTTATTTTTGGTGTTTGGGCAGAGGGCATGGACATGTTTGCCTTCATGCCATATCGAATTCAATCCATCATGGAAAACACGGTGCTGATGGCTGTACCGCTGTTTGTTTTCATGGGGCTCGTGCTGCAAAAAACGAAGCTAGCAGAGCAGCTGCTGGAATCGATGGGGCGTCTGTTTGGTGGCGTCCGTGGCGGCATCGCAATTTCGACAGTGCTGGTGGGCGCGCTACTTGCGGCATCGACTGGCGTAGTGGGAGCATCTGTGGTGGCCATGGGGTTGATCTCGCTGCCTGTGATGCTCAAATACAACTATGACAAAGGCCTCGCGTGCGGAACCATTTGTGCTTCAGGTACGTTGGGGCAAATTATTCCTCCTTCCATCGTACTCATTTTGCTCGGCGATGTGCTTGGCGTGCCAGTGGGAGATTTGTTCCAAGCGGCCGTGTGGCCGGGTATCGCGCTAGTGGGTGCATACGTTGTTTACATCCTTATTTACGCCAAGCTTAACCCTGAAGCAGCACAGCCGATTGAACGTGATGAGTCACTCAGCCGCAGGGAAGAAGTGATCAAGGCGCTGAAAGCTGTATTACCACCATTGGCGTTGATCATTGTTGTGTTGGGCTCCATCTTTGCCGGTGTTGCAACGCCAACGGAATCGGCAGCACTGGGCGGGGCTGGGGCGATTGTTCTCGCCGTACTGTACAAGCAATTTAGTTGGTCAATGGTCTACGATGCGTCGAAAGAGACGGTTAAAGTGACCGCGATGGTGTTCGCGATTTTGCTGGGTGCGACGGCGTTCTCGATGGCGTTTACGTATACAGGCGGTGACTATCTGGTCGAAGAATGGATGTTGCAGATCCCGGGTGAGAAGTGGGGCTTCTTGATCATTACGATGATTGTGATTTTGATTCTGGGCTTCTTTATCGACTTCGTTGAAATCTGTTTCATCATCGTTCCTATTATCGCACCGGTTGCTGAGCTGCTCGGCATCAACATGACATGGTTTGCTATTCTCATCGCGATGAACTTACAAACCTCCTTCTTAACACCGCCATTTGGCTTCAGCTTGTTCTATTTGAAAGGGGTTGCGCCTGCAGGCGTGACTACACGGGATATTTATCGTGGCGTGATGCCATTCATTGCGATTCAAATTCTCGTCCTTGCCTCCTTACTGTTTTTCCCAAGTTTCTACGGCATGGGTTAA
- a CDS encoding imelysin family protein — protein sequence MKKTTLMSAVVATLSLVGCQSTTGSSDAQPEQTSHISQAVYEVEFHAAQSFLSQASQLEQSFADFCSAPKNDVEPVQQQWHRTMLAWMALQGQERGPSTALEQSWNVQFWPDKKNTTGRKMSALTKADKVWTVEEISTQSVTVQGLGALEWLLYDDASTLNTNSNVCASGVAIAENLHDKAQIIANSWAQNPWKSLQKTEWESEYISLLSNQLEYSMKKLSRPLAKIGHPRPYFSESWRSETSLSNLKANLESLHQLYFANGKGLDALLRAQGKTQLADRVAYQFDMALETWPEDKSLFSALQSVDGYRLVLAQYNKLEQLKYLIHEEVAIELGVVIGFNATDGD from the coding sequence ATGAAGAAAACAACATTAATGAGCGCTGTTGTTGCAACGCTAAGCTTAGTTGGTTGCCAATCGACAACGGGCTCGTCGGATGCACAACCAGAGCAAACTAGCCATATTTCTCAAGCTGTTTACGAAGTGGAGTTTCATGCCGCACAGTCATTTTTAAGCCAAGCTTCGCAGTTAGAACAGAGCTTTGCTGATTTTTGTTCGGCGCCGAAAAATGACGTGGAACCAGTACAACAACAGTGGCACAGAACCATGCTGGCTTGGATGGCGCTTCAAGGACAGGAACGTGGCCCCTCGACCGCGCTGGAGCAAAGCTGGAACGTACAATTCTGGCCAGATAAAAAAAATACCACCGGGCGCAAAATGTCGGCGCTGACTAAAGCCGATAAAGTTTGGACAGTGGAAGAGATATCGACACAAAGCGTGACTGTGCAAGGTTTAGGGGCGTTGGAATGGTTACTTTATGATGATGCATCCACGCTTAATACCAATAGCAATGTATGTGCCTCAGGTGTTGCGATTGCCGAAAATTTGCACGATAAAGCACAGATCATCGCTAATTCTTGGGCTCAAAACCCGTGGAAGTCTTTGCAAAAGACAGAGTGGGAATCGGAGTACATTTCGCTGCTTTCTAACCAGCTAGAATACAGCATGAAAAAGCTCAGCCGTCCGCTAGCCAAGATAGGGCATCCTCGTCCTTACTTCTCGGAGTCTTGGCGCTCAGAAACCTCGCTCTCTAACTTAAAAGCTAACCTAGAAAGCTTGCATCAGTTGTATTTTGCGAACGGTAAAGGGTTAGATGCGCTGTTAAGGGCGCAAGGTAAAACGCAATTGGCGGATCGCGTCGCGTATCAGTTTGACATGGCTTTAGAGACTTGGCCTGAAGATAAAAGCCTGTTCTCTGCACTACAAAGTGTGGACGGATATCGTTTGGTTCTCGCGCAATACAACAAGCTAGAACAACTTAAATACCTCATCCATGAAGAGGTGGCTATCGAGCTTGGTGTCGTTATAGGGTTTAATGCAACCGATGGTGACTGA
- a CDS encoding TRAP transporter substrate-binding protein translates to MSLIQKSLKRVLKMTAVVAAMTFVATSASAAEKVYRLKLAETWGPNFPIFGDTTKNMAKMAEEMSNGRLQIRIDSANKHKAPFGVFDMVKSGQYDMGHSASYYWKGKVPNTLYFTSMPFGMLPTEQYAWFYYGGGMELMEKVYSPHNLMSFPGGNTDVQMGGWFQKEIKSVDDLQGLKMRIPGFAGEILAELGAKPTNIAPGELYTSLERRTIDALEWVGPSLDLRMGFHKIAPYYYTGWHEPATELQFLVNKRTWERLPDDLKAILQVAMKTAAYDMYTQSKHESGKNWASIQSEYPNVEVKDFPPEVMDALRSANDKLLKQHAEEDALAKEIQESQANYIKQVRPWSNISHRAYLNSQAQ, encoded by the coding sequence ATGAGTCTTATCCAAAAATCTTTGAAACGAGTGCTCAAAATGACTGCCGTAGTGGCAGCGATGACATTCGTGGCAACTTCTGCAAGTGCTGCTGAAAAAGTATATCGCCTAAAGCTGGCTGAAACGTGGGGGCCTAACTTCCCAATCTTTGGCGACACGACGAAAAATATGGCGAAAATGGCAGAGGAAATGTCAAACGGCCGTCTACAAATTCGTATCGACTCTGCGAACAAACACAAAGCACCATTTGGCGTATTCGACATGGTGAAATCCGGCCAATACGACATGGGACACTCTGCGTCTTATTACTGGAAAGGCAAAGTGCCAAACACGCTTTACTTCACTTCTATGCCGTTCGGAATGTTGCCGACAGAACAATACGCATGGTTCTACTACGGTGGCGGAATGGAGTTGATGGAAAAGGTTTACTCTCCGCACAATTTGATGTCTTTCCCTGGTGGTAATACCGATGTTCAGATGGGTGGCTGGTTCCAAAAAGAAATTAAGTCGGTCGATGACCTACAAGGGTTGAAGATGCGTATTCCGGGTTTTGCGGGTGAAATCTTGGCTGAATTAGGCGCGAAGCCAACCAACATTGCACCGGGTGAGCTTTATACCTCACTTGAGCGTCGTACTATCGATGCGTTGGAGTGGGTAGGTCCGTCTTTGGACTTGCGTATGGGCTTTCACAAAATTGCGCCTTACTACTACACCGGTTGGCATGAGCCTGCGACTGAGCTTCAGTTCCTCGTCAATAAGCGAACTTGGGAGCGTCTACCGGATGATCTGAAAGCAATTCTCCAAGTCGCGATGAAAACCGCTGCGTACGACATGTACACGCAATCGAAGCATGAAAGCGGCAAAAACTGGGCATCTATTCAGTCTGAGTACCCAAATGTGGAAGTAAAAGATTTCCCACCTGAGGTGATGGATGCGTTGCGTTCTGCCAATGACAAGCTGCTTAAACAGCATGCTGAGGAAGATGCGTTGGCAAAAGAGATTCAAGAATCTCAAGCGAACTACATTAAGCAAGTTCGTCCATGGTCGAACATCTCGCACCGAGCGTACTTGAATAGCCAAGCGCAATAA
- a CDS encoding DUF2982 domain-containing protein: METLHLTNSHFKSDSPINRLILLLVALITLFLVVISPGWKQAMLSVILMAIIVGFAALMIKKSQVTFTLTASHFQQHLFKGGWVVRWRNIESIGICSYQQDGWHQPLPWIGIRLKHYSPYLDAICPRIATEILLSQRALLYLGARQNHCEEKFEDMVLDPQPYTSKAGKQYDGLQAMLANRMKYQREFYGYDVFISASDLDREADEFVGLTRRYLAAAEPE; this comes from the coding sequence ATGGAAACGCTGCATCTAACAAATTCACACTTCAAGTCTGATTCGCCAATCAACAGATTGATTTTGTTGCTGGTAGCGCTCATTACACTATTTCTTGTCGTGATTTCTCCGGGTTGGAAACAAGCAATGCTTTCCGTCATTTTGATGGCAATCATCGTCGGTTTCGCCGCCCTGATGATTAAGAAAAGCCAAGTCACTTTCACACTGACCGCCTCGCACTTTCAGCAACACCTGTTTAAAGGCGGTTGGGTTGTCCGTTGGCGAAATATTGAGTCCATTGGTATATGCAGTTATCAACAAGACGGTTGGCATCAACCGCTCCCGTGGATAGGCATCCGCTTGAAACACTACTCCCCTTATCTTGATGCAATTTGCCCGCGTATCGCGACGGAGATTTTACTTAGCCAACGCGCTTTGTTGTATTTGGGCGCAAGGCAGAACCATTGTGAAGAGAAATTTGAAGATATGGTGCTCGACCCACAACCGTACACTAGCAAAGCGGGAAAACAATACGACGGTTTGCAAGCCATGTTGGCGAATAGAATGAAGTATCAGAGAGAATTTTACGGCTATGATGTGTTTATTTCTGCCAGTGATTTAGACAGGGAAGCCGACGAATTTGTAGGGCTGACTCGGCGATACTTAGCGGCTGCCGAGCCAGAATAG
- a CDS encoding TRAP transporter small permease subunit, with the protein MRSLIYIERIFNRFGDFLGWLSSILFILLLLNVVYDVVMRYVFNDVSIAFQEMEWHLFSAVFLLGVPYAIKSGGHVRVDIFYERLSYKAQSIIDIIGTLFFLFPFCLLVAWFGIDFAKESYALGETSGDPGGLPYRWIIKGMIPVSFLFMAVSGVGLLLHSVNKIVNPHLIYAGSNGKS; encoded by the coding sequence ATGAGAAGCCTTATCTATATTGAGCGAATCTTCAACCGCTTTGGTGATTTTCTGGGGTGGTTATCCAGCATCCTCTTCATTTTGTTGTTGTTGAACGTAGTGTATGACGTTGTGATGCGTTACGTGTTTAACGATGTGTCTATCGCGTTTCAAGAAATGGAGTGGCACTTATTCTCTGCTGTCTTTTTGCTTGGCGTGCCTTATGCCATCAAATCCGGCGGTCACGTCCGAGTCGACATTTTTTATGAGCGACTGTCATATAAAGCGCAATCCATCATCGACATCATCGGCACCCTGTTTTTCCTCTTTCCTTTTTGTTTGCTGGTCGCATGGTTTGGTATTGATTTCGCGAAAGAGAGTTATGCCTTGGGCGAGACGTCTGGTGATCCAGGTGGTTTGCCGTATCGATGGATAATCAAAGGCATGATCCCGGTGTCTTTCTTATTTATGGCGGTGAGTGGCGTTGGTTTGCTGCTGCACTCAGTCAATAAAATCGTTAACCCTCATCTTATCTATGCCGGTAGCAACGGTAAGTCGTAA
- a CDS encoding DUF882 domain-containing protein, producing MVSRNFSRRDFLKMTAGGVVLASAMPTLSWASLPDEPRVLAMNNLNTGELLETCYFDGNRYVGKELQRLNEFCRDHRRNEVHPMDKRLFDQISQIQKLIGTESEVIVISGYRSPVTNASLRSGSTGVAKKSLHMEGKAIDFRLDGVKLSTVRDAAISLKAGGVGYYPGSNFVHIDTGAVRSW from the coding sequence ATGGTAAGTCGTAATTTTTCTCGCCGTGATTTCCTTAAAATGACCGCTGGTGGTGTCGTACTGGCGTCTGCAATGCCTACACTTTCATGGGCTTCACTTCCGGATGAACCACGCGTGTTAGCCATGAATAACTTGAATACGGGTGAGCTTCTCGAGACGTGCTACTTCGATGGGAATCGCTACGTCGGCAAAGAATTGCAGCGTTTGAATGAGTTTTGCCGTGATCATCGCCGTAATGAAGTGCATCCAATGGATAAACGTCTGTTCGATCAAATCAGCCAAATTCAAAAGCTCATCGGTACTGAATCCGAAGTTATCGTGATTTCTGGCTACCGTTCTCCAGTGACCAATGCGTCCCTGCGCAGCGGTTCTACTGGTGTTGCTAAGAAGAGTCTACACATGGAAGGGAAGGCGATTGATTTTCGTCTCGATGGTGTAAAGCTGTCTACGGTGCGTGATGCGGCAATCAGTTTGAAGGCTGGTGGTGTTGGATACTATCCGGGCAGTAACTTTGTCCACATTGATACGGGTGCAGTGCGCAGTTGGTAA
- a CDS encoding di-heme oxidoreductase family protein has translation MKPYLLSAFAAILSTSAMAYDVKSGGNTSVKKDGANAYSLPATNLPMSKRLDFSVGNSFFRNPWVQAPATTDARDGLGPLFNTNGCQNCHIKDGRGHPPEKDDIHAVSMLVRLSIPAMTLEQKKAYIMDGGIPEPTYGGQLQDFALQDQTPEGKIAITYTDVPVEFKDGKKVTLRKPTLKITDLGYGDMHPDTQFSARVAPPMIGLGLLESIPDETLLKWADENDRNSDGISGKVNKVWDIEKGDFSIGRFGWKAGQPTLMQQNAAAFNGDVGLTSHLFPNENCTAKQSLCEELPNGGKPEVSQNILDFVEFYSQHLAVPIRRNVNAPDVQLGQKIFAASGCESCHKTSVKTTKRADRPALSEQLIHPYTDLLLHDMGEGLADHRPEYLANGREWRTPPLWGIGYTEEVNGHTYFLHDGRARNLMEAVLWHGGEAEQAKQNVLSLNQKERDALIAFLNSL, from the coding sequence ATGAAGCCATACCTACTTTCCGCCTTTGCCGCGATCCTTTCGACTTCTGCCATGGCTTACGATGTTAAGTCTGGTGGCAACACCAGTGTCAAAAAAGACGGTGCTAATGCCTATTCATTACCCGCGACGAACTTGCCAATGAGTAAGCGACTTGATTTTAGTGTGGGCAATAGTTTTTTCCGTAACCCATGGGTGCAAGCGCCAGCGACTACAGATGCAAGAGACGGCCTTGGCCCGCTTTTCAACACCAATGGTTGTCAGAATTGCCACATAAAAGATGGCCGTGGGCATCCTCCTGAAAAAGACGACATTCATGCCGTGTCTATGTTGGTGCGTTTGAGTATCCCGGCGATGACGCTAGAGCAGAAGAAAGCTTACATCATGGATGGCGGTATTCCGGAGCCTACGTATGGTGGGCAACTGCAAGATTTTGCTCTGCAAGACCAAACGCCGGAGGGCAAAATTGCTATTACTTATACGGACGTTCCCGTTGAGTTTAAAGATGGCAAAAAAGTGACGTTGAGAAAGCCTACGCTGAAAATTACCGATTTAGGTTATGGGGACATGCACCCTGATACGCAGTTTTCCGCTCGTGTCGCGCCACCTATGATTGGTTTAGGTTTGCTAGAAAGTATTCCTGATGAAACGTTGCTTAAGTGGGCAGACGAAAATGACCGTAATAGCGATGGCATCTCAGGCAAGGTGAATAAAGTTTGGGACATCGAAAAAGGCGACTTTTCGATTGGCCGTTTTGGATGGAAAGCAGGACAACCAACGTTGATGCAGCAAAATGCGGCCGCGTTTAATGGTGATGTTGGTCTAACAAGTCACTTGTTCCCGAATGAAAACTGCACGGCGAAGCAATCCCTTTGTGAGGAGTTGCCAAATGGCGGCAAGCCAGAAGTAAGCCAAAACATACTCGACTTCGTAGAGTTTTACAGCCAACACTTAGCCGTGCCGATTCGTCGAAATGTGAATGCTCCTGATGTTCAGCTTGGCCAAAAGATCTTTGCTGCTTCGGGGTGCGAAAGCTGCCATAAAACCAGTGTAAAAACGACAAAACGAGCAGACCGGCCTGCGCTTTCAGAGCAACTTATCCACCCGTATACCGATCTGCTGTTGCATGACATGGGAGAGGGCCTTGCTGATCATCGACCTGAATATCTTGCCAATGGCCGTGAATGGCGTACGCCACCACTTTGGGGGATTGGTTACACAGAAGAAGTGAACGGTCACACGTATTTCTTACATGATGGTCGAGCACGTAACTTGATGGAAGCGGTGCTTTGGCATGGTGGTGAAGCGGAACAAGCGAAACAAAATGTGCTATCGCTTAACCAAAAAGAACGTGACGCATTGATCGCGTTTCTGAACTCTCTGTAA
- a CDS encoding L,D-transpeptidase family protein has product MTALMVPFCSFSTVVSLDASAQTEQEGAVEQLSVEKMIHYPTVIDQLYQSTNYRLNWENESDVEQFIFQMKLVALADVSKEFDNQLHRINQVRWKGDNLDFDLVMTDSLLMYLSYLEQVPQEGVNWLFANKAHVSFPAPSVDTLSVLSNEITVGKLDQFLASLRSPLQMDASFNTVFASLSEFSQYQYPFYEQKGLLRVGDPIENKSTLVERMAIVGVDVSYIDSEIPQYDENLELAVKEFQRIHGLNQDGVIGPNTIRWINFSPQQRLHLLALNAERSRIWAKERDNVVFVNVPGYEVTYWHDGQPLFESKVVVGRASRKTPIMTGTLDSVILNPTWNVPWKIMVKDIIPKVKRNPMYLMEHNIQIIRSWTSREIIDPTTINWATVNPRTFPYRMRQASGSHNALGLYKFNMPNPQAIYLHDTPSKNLFQQDRRAFSSGCVRVENADQLAELLFKTQGLEERLEKKRESARSSTTSVPLGERIPVHIIYQTAWLEEGTLYYRDDIYKYDHQG; this is encoded by the coding sequence ATGACGGCACTTATGGTGCCGTTTTGCAGCTTTTCTACCGTGGTTTCTCTCGATGCTTCTGCCCAAACGGAGCAAGAAGGGGCCGTAGAGCAGTTGTCTGTCGAAAAAATGATCCATTATCCAACGGTGATTGATCAACTTTACCAAAGTACGAATTACCGTTTGAATTGGGAAAATGAGAGCGATGTTGAACAGTTCATTTTTCAGATGAAGCTGGTCGCGCTTGCTGACGTTTCTAAAGAGTTTGACAACCAACTGCATCGTATTAACCAAGTAAGATGGAAAGGAGACAACCTTGACTTCGATTTGGTGATGACCGATTCCCTCCTTATGTACCTCAGCTATCTTGAGCAGGTTCCTCAAGAAGGCGTTAACTGGTTGTTTGCAAATAAAGCCCATGTGAGCTTTCCTGCGCCTAGTGTGGATACGCTATCGGTACTGAGCAATGAGATCACGGTAGGGAAGTTGGATCAGTTTTTAGCCAGCTTGCGCTCGCCTTTGCAGATGGATGCCTCATTTAATACGGTATTTGCTTCGCTTTCTGAATTCTCGCAATATCAATATCCTTTCTATGAGCAAAAAGGTCTGTTGCGCGTCGGTGATCCGATAGAAAACAAATCAACCCTTGTTGAACGCATGGCGATCGTCGGAGTGGATGTCAGTTACATCGATTCAGAAATACCGCAATACGATGAAAATTTGGAGCTGGCGGTGAAAGAGTTCCAGCGTATTCATGGCTTGAACCAAGATGGCGTAATTGGTCCGAACACCATTCGTTGGATTAACTTCTCTCCTCAACAACGTTTGCACTTGCTGGCATTGAATGCTGAGCGTTCTCGTATTTGGGCGAAAGAACGAGACAATGTCGTGTTTGTGAACGTGCCGGGTTATGAAGTTACGTACTGGCATGATGGTCAGCCACTGTTTGAATCAAAAGTTGTGGTTGGTCGAGCTTCAAGAAAAACCCCAATCATGACGGGAACGCTGGATTCGGTGATCTTAAATCCAACTTGGAATGTGCCTTGGAAAATCATGGTGAAAGACATCATTCCAAAAGTGAAACGCAATCCGATGTATTTAATGGAACATAACATTCAAATCATCCGTTCTTGGACGTCGCGCGAAATCATCGATCCAACCACGATCAACTGGGCAACAGTTAATCCAAGAACCTTCCCGTACCGCATGCGTCAGGCTTCTGGTTCGCACAATGCGTTGGGTTTGTACAAATTCAACATGCCGAACCCACAAGCCATATATCTACACGACACGCCGAGTAAAAACTTGTTCCAACAAGATAGAAGGGCGTTTAGCTCGGGTTGTGTTCGAGTAGAAAACGCCGATCAACTTGCAGAGCTTCTGTTCAAAACTCAAGGTTTGGAAGAGCGTTTAGAGAAAAAGCGGGAAAGCGCTCGTTCATCAACGACTTCGGTGCCACTAGGGGAACGTATTCCGGTACACATCATCTACCAAACAGCTTGGTTGGAAGAAGGCACGCTGTATTACCGAGATGACATCTACAAATACGACCATCAAGGCTAA